One segment of Micromonospora parathelypteridis DNA contains the following:
- a CDS encoding sensor histidine kinase has product MKTRDWPIRSKLTALVVAPVTALLALWIFATTLTFGPALDLLSARTLLYDLGRPGEVVVTELQRERRLSVVQLAGTAELPALAEQRERTDRAVAELRRRVDGEALRDAADDLLETRVDQLVTALAALPAGRDFIDDRKVDRAGAIGLYSGMVSAAFQAFAGMATLTDPDLNRQALALTALGRSRELLGQSDALLAGALAAGRFAEGEHTQLVQAIGNQRWLTESAVADLPETTRVAYQRLTEGEAFTRLRAMQDALVLANRSGRPPVDAAAWQTSHDAVQQQLRDFELDEADGLTDRSVPMAVRILVRLAAAGVLGLVAVVVSVLVALRVGRTLVRRLSGVRTAALELAEHRLPDVVTRLRRGEQVDVAREAPPLEYGHDEIGEVGRAFTKVQRTAVQAAVDEVTLRRGLNEVFLNIARRSQSLVHRQLHLLDRMERRAEDPDELAELFQVDHLATRLRRHAEDLVILAGSAPGRGWRNPVAMVDLIRGAISEVEAYDRVDIAAAQPAGVLGRAVGDVIHLLAELVENATAFSPPDTRVTVTGEQVANGYVLEITDQGLGMSAAALETANTRLASSPEFDPAQSARLGLFVVARLAARHNVRVRLRPSGEGGVTAVVLVPSDLVTAEPPAGPDPATVTAASADPGRRLARTARRGTVPRPRTRPSTASPASAAPPAPSNGAATSDTSPVVGLGDTVSPEDTADELDGLPRRVRRNTPAAQRRSTVTDAPTPRSPEEVRRVMAALQAGTARGRATVITPSAPSAPAKPAAPAAAPKPAAPAEHTDPAAPTNPATNPETPDRN; this is encoded by the coding sequence ATGAAAACCCGTGACTGGCCGATCCGCTCGAAGCTGACCGCGTTGGTCGTCGCGCCGGTGACCGCGCTCCTGGCGCTGTGGATCTTCGCGACCACGTTGACCTTCGGTCCCGCCCTGGACCTGCTCTCCGCCCGCACCCTGCTGTACGACCTGGGCCGCCCCGGCGAGGTCGTGGTCACCGAGTTGCAACGGGAACGCCGGCTCTCGGTGGTGCAGCTCGCGGGCACGGCCGAGCTACCCGCCCTGGCCGAGCAGCGGGAGCGCACCGATCGGGCGGTCGCCGAGCTGCGTCGCCGGGTCGACGGGGAAGCCCTGCGCGACGCCGCGGACGACCTGCTGGAGACCCGTGTCGACCAGTTGGTCACCGCCCTGGCGGCACTGCCGGCCGGCCGGGACTTCATCGACGACCGCAAGGTGGACCGGGCCGGCGCGATCGGCCTCTACAGCGGCATGGTCTCCGCGGCCTTCCAGGCGTTCGCCGGCATGGCGACCCTGACCGACCCCGACCTCAACCGGCAGGCACTGGCGCTCACCGCGTTGGGCCGCTCCCGGGAGTTGCTCGGCCAGAGCGACGCGCTGCTGGCCGGCGCGCTGGCCGCCGGACGGTTCGCCGAGGGCGAGCACACCCAGCTCGTGCAGGCCATCGGCAACCAACGGTGGCTCACCGAGAGCGCCGTGGCCGACCTGCCCGAGACCACCCGGGTCGCGTACCAACGGTTGACCGAGGGCGAAGCCTTCACCCGGCTGCGCGCGATGCAGGACGCGCTGGTCCTGGCCAACCGGTCCGGCCGGCCACCGGTCGACGCGGCGGCCTGGCAGACCAGCCATGACGCGGTGCAACAGCAGTTGCGCGACTTCGAGCTGGACGAGGCCGACGGGCTCACCGACCGCTCAGTGCCGATGGCGGTCCGCATCCTGGTGCGGCTCGCCGCCGCCGGAGTGCTCGGGCTCGTCGCCGTGGTGGTCTCGGTGCTGGTGGCGCTGCGGGTCGGCCGCACCCTGGTCCGGCGGCTCAGCGGCGTCCGCACCGCCGCGCTCGAGCTGGCCGAGCACCGTCTGCCGGACGTGGTGACCCGGCTGCGTCGTGGCGAGCAGGTCGACGTCGCCCGGGAGGCGCCACCACTGGAGTACGGCCACGACGAGATCGGCGAGGTCGGCCGCGCCTTCACCAAGGTGCAGCGCACCGCCGTCCAAGCCGCGGTGGACGAGGTCACCCTGCGTCGTGGGCTCAACGAGGTCTTCCTCAACATCGCCCGACGGAGCCAGAGCCTGGTGCACCGTCAACTGCACCTGCTGGACCGGATGGAGCGGCGCGCCGAGGACCCGGACGAGCTGGCCGAGCTCTTCCAGGTCGACCACCTGGCAACCCGACTCCGCCGGCACGCCGAGGACCTGGTCATCCTTGCCGGTTCCGCGCCCGGTCGCGGCTGGCGGAACCCGGTCGCGATGGTGGACCTGATCCGCGGCGCGATCTCCGAAGTCGAGGCGTACGACCGGGTGGACATCGCCGCCGCACAGCCGGCCGGCGTGTTGGGCCGGGCAGTCGGCGACGTCATCCACCTGCTCGCCGAGCTGGTCGAGAACGCCACCGCCTTCTCCCCACCGGACACCCGGGTCACCGTCACGGGGGAACAGGTGGCCAACGGGTACGTCCTGGAGATCACCGACCAGGGGCTGGGCATGTCCGCCGCGGCGCTGGAGACCGCCAACACCCGGTTGGCCAGCTCGCCCGAGTTCGACCCGGCGCAGAGCGCCCGCCTCGGCCTGTTCGTGGTGGCCCGGTTGGCGGCCCGGCACAACGTACGGGTGCGGTTGCGCCCCTCCGGGGAAGGTGGGGTGACCGCCGTGGTGCTGGTCCCCAGCGACCTGGTCACCGCCGAGCCGCCGGCCGGCCCCGACCCCGCCACGGTGACTGCCGCGTCGGCCGACCCGGGCCGGCGGCTGGCCCGCACGGCTCGCCGGGGCACGGTGCCCCGCCCCCGCACACGTCCGTCCACGGCCTCGCCCGCCAGCGCAGCGCCGCCCGCCCCGTCCAACGGCGCAGCGACCTCGGACACGTCGCCGGTCGTCGGGCTCGGCGACACGGTGTCGCCCGAGGACACGGCCGACGAGCTGGACGGCCTGCCCCGCCGGGTGCGACGGAACACCCCGGCAGCCCAGCGCCGGTCGACCGTCACCGACGCCCCGACGCCCCGATCTCCCGAGGAGGTGCGTCGGGTGATGGCCGCCCTGCAGGCAGGCACGGCTCGCGGACGCGCCACCGTCATCACGCCCTCGGCGCCCTCGGCTCCGGCGAAACCGGCAGCACCGGCCGCAGCGCCGAAGCCGGCCGCACCGGCCGAGCACACCGATCCGGCGGCCCCTACCAACCCGGCGACGAACCCCGAAACCCCCGACCGCAACTGA
- a CDS encoding sodium:solute symporter family protein, whose amino-acid sequence MDGDGLRLDMNGLDYLILALYFVTVLGVGFAARRAIRTSVDFFLSGRSLPAWVTGLAFVSANLGALEIIGMAANGAQYGVMTVHYYWIGAVPAMVFLGIVMMPFYYGSKVRSVPEYLRLRFNRPTHLLNALSFAVAQVLIAGVNLYALALVMQALLGWPLWTAVVVGAAIVLAYITIGGLSGAIYNEVLQFFVILAGLIPVTVIGLVKVGGVNGLMDSVRDSKLGEAGLHAWQDTGSTANPLGAQWLGIVFGLGFVLSFGYWTTNFAEVQRALSAKNMSAARRTPIIAAYPKLFIPLVTVIPGLVALVTVKGLGAESGDLQYNNAIPLLMRDLLPNGVLGVAVTGLLASFMAGMAANVSGFNTVFTYDIWQAYLRPGRSDEYYLRIGRWATVAAVVIGIGTAFIAAGFSNIMNYIQALFSLFNAPLFATFIIGMFWKRMSALAGFWSLLLGTLASLATYLLYKGGVIDFNSDLEESFWGAGIAFVTVAVVAAVLTPLTAAKRDEELRGLVYGMGGVDLKGDVLAGDAVWYRSPVLLGVIAVVLAALFYIPVF is encoded by the coding sequence ATGGACGGCGACGGTCTTCGCCTCGACATGAACGGCCTGGACTACCTGATCCTCGCGCTGTACTTCGTCACCGTCCTCGGAGTCGGCTTCGCCGCGCGACGGGCGATCCGGACCAGCGTCGACTTCTTCCTCTCCGGCCGATCCCTGCCGGCCTGGGTGACCGGCCTCGCCTTCGTCTCGGCGAACCTGGGCGCCTTGGAGATCATCGGCATGGCCGCGAACGGCGCCCAGTACGGCGTCATGACGGTCCACTACTACTGGATCGGCGCCGTGCCGGCGATGGTCTTCCTGGGCATCGTGATGATGCCCTTCTACTACGGGTCGAAGGTCCGCAGCGTGCCGGAGTACCTGCGGCTGCGGTTCAACCGCCCCACCCACCTGCTGAACGCGCTCAGCTTCGCCGTCGCCCAGGTGCTGATCGCCGGGGTGAACCTCTACGCGCTGGCCCTGGTGATGCAGGCGCTGCTCGGCTGGCCGCTCTGGACCGCCGTCGTGGTCGGCGCGGCGATCGTGCTGGCGTACATCACCATCGGTGGTCTGTCCGGGGCGATCTACAACGAGGTGCTCCAGTTCTTCGTCATCCTGGCCGGCCTCATCCCGGTGACCGTGATCGGCCTGGTCAAGGTCGGCGGGGTGAACGGCCTGATGGACTCGGTACGCGATTCCAAGCTCGGCGAGGCCGGCCTGCACGCCTGGCAGGACACCGGCAGCACCGCCAACCCGCTCGGCGCACAGTGGCTGGGCATCGTCTTCGGCCTGGGCTTCGTCCTGTCGTTCGGCTACTGGACCACGAACTTCGCCGAGGTACAGCGCGCCCTGTCAGCGAAGAACATGAGCGCCGCCCGGCGTACGCCGATCATCGCCGCGTACCCGAAGCTGTTCATTCCCCTGGTCACGGTGATCCCCGGCCTGGTGGCCCTGGTCACGGTCAAGGGTCTCGGCGCGGAGAGCGGCGACCTGCAGTACAACAACGCGATCCCGCTGCTGATGCGCGACCTGCTCCCCAACGGCGTGCTCGGGGTGGCGGTCACCGGTCTGCTCGCGTCGTTCATGGCCGGCATGGCGGCCAACGTGAGCGGCTTCAACACCGTCTTCACCTACGACATCTGGCAGGCGTACCTCCGTCCCGGGCGGTCCGACGAGTACTACCTGCGGATCGGCCGGTGGGCGACGGTCGCCGCCGTGGTGATCGGGATCGGTACCGCGTTCATCGCGGCCGGATTCAGCAACATCATGAACTACATCCAGGCGCTCTTCTCACTGTTCAACGCGCCGCTGTTCGCCACGTTCATCATCGGCATGTTCTGGAAGCGGATGAGCGCCCTCGCCGGCTTCTGGTCGCTGCTGTTGGGCACCCTGGCGTCGCTGGCGACGTACCTGCTCTACAAGGGCGGCGTGATCGACTTCAACTCCGACCTGGAGGAGAGCTTCTGGGGCGCCGGCATCGCGTTCGTCACGGTGGCGGTGGTCGCCGCGGTCCTCACACCCCTCACCGCCGCCAAGCGCGACGAGGAACTGCGCGGGCTGGTCTACGGCATGGGCGGCGTCGACCTGAAGGGCGACGTGCTCGCCGGGGACGCCGTCTGGTACCGCTCCCCCGTGCTGCTCGGTGTGATCGCGGTCGTGCTGGCCGCCCTCTTCTACATCCCGGTCTTCTAG
- a CDS encoding glycoside hydrolase family 6 protein encodes MNVWRRLSGPRRGLALAGAGVLVAGGLVTIPVTAAQAATQCDVAYSSNDWPGGFTASITIKNLGDPVNGWTLGWTFPNSSQRVQQGWSAEFTQSGSQVTARSLSYNGNLATGASTSIGFNGAWSGSNPKPTSFTLNGVVCNGGTTPTTAPPTTAPPTSAPPTTAPPTTAPPTTGPPTTTPPPGVKVDNPYAGVPGYVNPEWKAKANAESGGSRISSNPTAVWLDRIAAINGTPNSSSNGAFGVRDHLDEALRQGAGYIQFVIYNLPGRDCAALASNGELGPDELPRYKSDYIDPIAAIQGDAKYRNLRIINIIEIDSLPNLVTNTSGQAGGTAMCDTVKANGAYVNGVGYALAKLGSLGNVYNYIDAAHHGWIGWDTNFGPTADLLKTAAGASGSTVNNVTGFIVNTANYSALREPYVKITDTVGGQSVRQAKWIDWNFYVDELSFAQAFRTKLVSVGFNSNIGMLIDTSRNGWGGSARPTGPGATTSVDTYVNGGRIDRRIHAGNWCNQSGAGIGERPRANPESGIDAYVWVKPPGESDGSSELIDNEEGKGFDRMCDPTYGGNPRNGNSATGALPNAPISGAWFSAQFQELMRNAYPAL; translated from the coding sequence ATGAATGTGTGGAGAAGGCTATCCGGCCCACGCCGGGGCCTCGCGCTCGCCGGCGCGGGCGTCCTGGTCGCCGGCGGGTTGGTGACGATCCCGGTTACCGCGGCGCAGGCCGCGACGCAGTGCGACGTCGCCTACTCGAGCAACGACTGGCCCGGCGGCTTCACCGCGAGCATCACCATCAAGAACCTCGGCGACCCGGTCAACGGTTGGACGTTGGGCTGGACCTTCCCCAACTCCAGCCAGCGGGTGCAGCAGGGCTGGTCGGCCGAGTTCACCCAGTCCGGCAGCCAGGTGACCGCGCGCAGCCTGTCCTACAACGGCAACCTCGCGACCGGCGCGTCGACGAGCATCGGCTTCAACGGCGCGTGGAGCGGCAGCAACCCGAAGCCGACCTCGTTCACCCTCAACGGCGTGGTCTGCAACGGCGGAACCACCCCGACGACCGCGCCGCCGACGACCGCGCCGCCCACCTCCGCGCCGCCGACCACCGCACCGCCGACCACCGCGCCGCCCACCACCGGACCGCCCACCACCACACCCCCGCCGGGTGTGAAGGTGGACAACCCGTACGCCGGGGTTCCGGGTTACGTGAACCCGGAGTGGAAGGCCAAGGCGAACGCGGAGTCGGGCGGAAGCCGCATCTCCAGCAACCCCACCGCCGTCTGGCTGGACCGGATCGCGGCGATCAACGGCACCCCTAACAGCAGCTCGAACGGTGCCTTCGGGGTGCGGGACCACCTGGACGAGGCGCTGCGTCAGGGTGCCGGGTACATCCAGTTCGTGATCTACAACCTGCCCGGCCGGGACTGCGCCGCGCTCGCCTCCAACGGTGAGCTGGGCCCGGACGAACTGCCCAGGTACAAGTCCGACTACATCGACCCGATCGCCGCTATCCAGGGCGACGCGAAGTACCGCAACCTGCGGATCATCAACATCATCGAGATCGACTCGCTGCCGAACCTGGTCACCAACACCTCCGGGCAGGCTGGCGGCACGGCCATGTGTGACACGGTCAAGGCCAACGGCGCATACGTCAACGGTGTCGGCTACGCCCTCGCGAAGCTGGGCTCCCTCGGCAACGTCTACAACTACATCGACGCCGCGCACCACGGCTGGATTGGTTGGGACACCAACTTCGGCCCGACCGCCGACCTGCTGAAGACCGCCGCGGGCGCCTCCGGCAGCACGGTCAACAACGTCACCGGGTTCATCGTCAACACGGCGAACTACTCGGCGCTGCGTGAGCCGTACGTGAAGATCACCGACACCGTGGGCGGTCAGTCGGTCCGCCAGGCCAAGTGGATCGACTGGAACTTCTACGTCGACGAGTTGTCGTTCGCCCAGGCCTTCCGTACCAAGCTGGTCTCGGTCGGCTTCAACTCCAACATCGGCATGCTGATCGACACGTCCCGCAACGGCTGGGGCGGTTCCGCTCGGCCCACCGGACCGGGCGCGACGACCAGCGTCGACACGTACGTCAACGGTGGCCGGATCGACCGCCGTATCCACGCCGGCAACTGGTGCAACCAGTCCGGAGCGGGCATCGGCGAGCGGCCCCGGGCAAACCCGGAGTCCGGCATCGACGCCTACGTCTGGGTGAAGCCCCCGGGTGAGTCGGACGGCTCCAGCGAGCTGATCGACAACGAAGAGGGCAAGGGCTTCGACCGGATGTGCGACCCGACGTACGGCGGCAATCCGCGCAACGGCAACAGCGCGACCGGTGCGCTGCCCAACGCGCCGATCTCCGGCGCGTGGTTCTCCGCCCAGTTCCAGGAGCTCATGCGTAACGCGTACCCGGCGCTCTGA
- a CDS encoding class F sortase: protein MTTTRAGGRHGKPWRAAGAAVVVTMAMIGAGMIGASLKTTPAPRPPQPLAQAGPEVTGPQATATDVPPVDGQPLDGQPLDGQPAGQGDAPAGLARSAPTSIEIPRIGVDATIMSLGTNPDGTVQVPPLDQADQAGWYEPGASPGETGNAVIVGHVDSAKLGPAVFFDLGALTPGDTVTVRRADGLAATFKVDSVKSYPKTAFPTELVYGPSDRPSLRVVTCGGQFDEAAKSYPDNVVVFASLVG, encoded by the coding sequence GTGACGACGACACGGGCCGGCGGCCGTCACGGGAAACCGTGGCGTGCCGCCGGCGCGGCCGTCGTCGTCACCATGGCCATGATCGGTGCCGGCATGATCGGCGCCTCCCTGAAGACCACGCCCGCTCCCCGCCCGCCGCAGCCGCTGGCCCAGGCCGGCCCCGAGGTCACCGGGCCGCAGGCCACCGCCACCGACGTCCCGCCGGTCGATGGGCAGCCGCTCGATGGACAGCCGCTCGATGGGCAGCCGGCCGGTCAGGGAGATGCGCCGGCCGGACTGGCGCGCTCCGCACCGACCAGCATCGAGATCCCCCGGATCGGTGTCGACGCGACGATCATGTCGTTGGGCACCAACCCGGACGGCACCGTCCAGGTCCCCCCGCTGGATCAGGCCGACCAGGCCGGTTGGTACGAGCCGGGCGCGAGCCCCGGCGAGACCGGCAACGCGGTCATCGTCGGGCACGTGGACTCGGCGAAGCTCGGCCCGGCCGTCTTCTTCGACCTCGGCGCGCTCACCCCCGGCGACACCGTCACCGTGCGGCGGGCCGACGGTCTGGCAGCCACCTTCAAGGTCGACTCGGTGAAGTCGTACCCGAAGACGGCCTTCCCCACCGAGTTGGTGTACGGGCCCAGCGACCGGCCCAGCCTGCGGGTGGTCACCTGCGGCGGGCAGTTCGACGAGGCCGCCAAGAGCTACCCGGACAACGTGGTCGTCTTCGCCAGCCTGGTGGGGTGA